Sequence from the Acidobacteriota bacterium genome:
GAGGTATCGGTTTCGCCTGTGGGCGGCGGCACGTCGCGCACGATGGCTTCCAGAACTTCATCAATGCCTAGCCCCATTTTCGCAGAGATGTTTACGGCATTTTCGGTTTCAAGCCCGATGGTGTGTTCAATCTCTTCGCGCACGCGCTCGGGTTCCGCGCCCGGTAAATCAATTTTATTAATCACCGGAATCAAATTGAGGTTATGATCAAGCGCAAGGTAGGTGTTGGCAAGCGTCTGCGCTTCGACGCCCTGCGAAGCGTCAACGACAAGCAGCGCGCCTTCACAAGCCGAAAGCGAACGCGAAACTTCGTAAGAAAAATCGACGTGACCGGGCGTGTCAATGAGATTGAGAATGTAATCGCGCCCGTCTTTAGCTTGGTAATTGAGGCGCACCGCATGGGCTTTGATGGTGATGCCGCGCTCGCGTTCGAGGTCCATCGCGTCTAAAACTTGTTCACTCATTTCGCGTTGCGAAAGCGCCCCCGTGAATTCGAGCAAGCGATCAGCCAGCGTGCTTTTGCCGTGGTCAATGTGAGCAATAATCGAAAAATTTCTAATGTGTGATAAATCGGACATCTTAATCGTTTCTAGTCTACAGTTTGAATTTTTAGTTTACACGAACTTCAAAGCATAACCTAACTGGAAACTGGAAACCAGAAACTCTTACTTGGCAAAATAGCCTTCGCGGGTGCGGGCTTTGAGTTTCATATTTTGGGTGGTGGAATCTTTCGTAGATACTTCTTGTACTGGTGAAGGGGAAACGATGACTTTAATTTTGTGATATTTGTTGTCAGAAATAATTGGATTGAATCCGATAGTGTATTGATTCTGCAATTCCAAAGATATTTCTTGAACTGCCTCGTCAAACTTCTTTGATTGAGTCGGGATATAAGATTTGCCGCCAGAAATCCGAGCTAACTCTTCAAGTACTTCTCGCCCAAAACCGGTTAATGGTTCGTAAAAGAAATCCCTTACGCCAAGCGAATAAATCATTACTTCCGATTGCCGTAAAAGTTTTTTTAAGTCTTCAAAACTTTTTTTAGAATAGCTATCTTCCCCATCGCTAATTAAAAAAATTACCCGCTTCGCTGTAGTAACCTTTCCTTGCATTAATTTTTTTACTGCTTCGTAACAGGTGTCAAATAGGCTACCTCTTCGTTTTGGTCTTGCTACTGCCTGATTCAAAGCTGTTTTTATAGTTTCAATATTTTTTGTCCAATCAGCCAATAACCGAGGCTCTTCCTGAAAGCTCATAACAAAATAATTATTGGATGAGTGACCTTGGCTAACAAATTTCAAGAGTGCGGTTTGTATGGTCGTTACTTTGTCTTTATGAGATTGCATTGAACCAGAAGCGTCAATTACCAATCCTATGCTTGTGGGGACGTGCTGCCCTGCGAAAAAGGTAATGTCTTGTTTTTCATCTTCAGAAAAAACCGTGAATGCTTCTTTAGGTAATCCTTCAACTATGGATTTTTTCTTCTCATCGGAAACTGTGACGTGAATTAAATGGCTGTAAGCTGAATTCTGTTTTTGATAAGCAGTTTGAGGTAGGCAGAGACACACAAGACCTAACCAAGAGATGAGAACCAAGCTAATCAATCGCAATGGCTTGTTCATACTCACAAATCCCCTTTTGCCGCTATCTCTTACTTCGCGTAATCGCGTCCGATGAGGGCTGCGCCGATGACGCCGGCTGCGGCTCCGAGTTCGGCGAGTACAATTTCACAATTATTAAACGACGGCGGGAAAGCCCGGCGGCGCGTTTCACTGGTTGTCGGTTTCAAAATCAAATTGCCTGCCGCCATCACCCCGCCGCCAAGCACGACCATTTCAACGTTCAACAAATTAACCACCGCCGCAATCGCAATGCCTAAAAACATGCCGGTGCGTTCCATAATCAACTGCGCCATTTCGTCGCCGTTTTGCGCCGCAACGCCAATGTCTTCGGCGGTCATTTCGCGGTCACGCGGGATGGCAAGCAGTGAAAGCGAACTGGTGCGGTCGCGTTGCAGTCTGGCGCGCATACGTCGCACAATGTTGGGCGCAGAGGCAATGGTTTCCAAACAACCGACATTGCCGCAGCCGCATTCGATACCTTCGGGGTCAATCGTCATGTGCCCGAATTCGCCCGCAAACCCGGTCGCGCCGCGATAAATTTTGCCGTCCATAATCAGCCCCGCGCCGACGCCTGTGCCAAGAGTTACGAAGAACACATCTTTTTTATCGCGCGCCGCGCCCGCTTTGAGTTCCGCATAAGCCGCGGCGTTCGCGTCATTATCAATCGTCACCGGGAGTTTGGTCGCTTCGCTGAGGCGACCGGGAATATCAATCTCGCTTAAATTGGGCAAGTTGGGCATGGTCTCTATGCGGTTGGTTTTGATGTTGACGAGTCCCGGCACCCCTATGCCGATGGTTGCGGCGCGACTTTCCGATTGTTGTTGCAGGTGTTTGGTAAATTCGATGATTTGCGCGAGAAGTTTTTCGGAATCATTTTTTTCCGTATCGACGCGCGTTTCGTAAACGATGTTACCCGCGTCGTCAACGAGCGCGCCTTTGATGGTAGTTCCGCCGAGGTCTATACCGATAAATAGTTTGTCATTTTGTTCTGTCATAAAAGCAATCCTTAGCGTGTCGATTCGGAAAACGCTGCCTTAGATGCGGATATTTAATTTGATGAATGCGTCGTTTCAGAATTTTTACGACCCGCGCTCTCGAATCTTTATTGATTTCCCTGCTTTGTCCGCGAAAAATTAATTAAGAGTTCAGAATTGAATCGGAAAGCTGAGCATAACAAAGGCTTAAAATGGATGTCAATTTTCGCTCCCATAAGCTACAATCTCACGCCACGTAAATCAGGCTGCGCGTAGTTACCAGCTATTTTTTATGGCTGAAATTCATAATTCAAACTTACGACGCGCAATATTTTTCATAACGTTCAATGGAAGACATAATCAAACAATACGGACTGTGGGCGGTTTTTTTCGGCACCATGATTGAAGGCGACCTGACGCTGCTGTTTGCAGGGGTGCTGGCGAAAACCGGACTGTTTTCTTTTCGAGACGCATTCTTAGTTGGCACCGCCGGCGGCGTGGTTGGCGATTCCATTACCTATTGGATTGGCTCGCGCTTTCGCGGCAAAGCTCGCTCACTAAGATTTTTCGTCCGCGCCAAACCACGCATTGAAATGTTGATGCGCCATTTCGGGGTGGCGTCGGTGTTTATCGTCAAATATGTTTATGGACTGAGAACCGCAAGCGCCATGTTCTGGGGCTTGGCGCATTTCGGCAGGGTCAGGTTTTTGGTTTTAACCCTGCTCAGTTGCGGCGCGTGGGTCGGCATACTTGCAGGCATCGGATTTACTTTTGCAACCGGCATTGAAAAACTCACGGGCGATCTCAAACGCATTCAAATCATTCTGCTGGTGGTGGTCGGCATCATTTTGCTGTTTTATGCCATCGGCAAATTCGAGCATAAAATCGAAGAGAAGGTCATCGAAGAAGAACTCGAAGAAGAAAAACTGAAATCCGGTGAAGCTTCGTAATATCTGAGCGTGATGCAACCCCGTGCCGCTTTTAACACTGACTGGCTCCCCATTTGTGGTTTATACTTTTAAAACATTCCGGGCGCGCGTGTTGGCAGATTGGTTTCGAGGTAAATCGGCTTGCTGTCTG
This genomic interval carries:
- a CDS encoding VWA domain-containing protein encodes the protein MNKPLRLISLVLISWLGLVCLCLPQTAYQKQNSAYSHLIHVTVSDEKKKSIVEGLPKEAFTVFSEDEKQDITFFAGQHVPTSIGLVIDASGSMQSHKDKVTTIQTALLKFVSQGHSSNNYFVMSFQEEPRLLADWTKNIETIKTALNQAVARPKRRGSLFDTCYEAVKKLMQGKVTTAKRVIFLISDGEDSYSKKSFEDLKKLLRQSEVMIYSLGVRDFFYEPLTGFGREVLEELARISGGKSYIPTQSKKFDEAVQEISLELQNQYTIGFNPIISDNKYHKIKVIVSPSPVQEVSTKDSTTQNMKLKARTREGYFAK
- a CDS encoding ROK family protein; protein product: MTEQNDKLFIGIDLGGTTIKGALVDDAGNIVYETRVDTEKNDSEKLLAQIIEFTKHLQQQSESRAATIGIGVPGLVNIKTNRIETMPNLPNLSEIDIPGRLSEATKLPVTIDNDANAAAYAELKAGAARDKKDVFFVTLGTGVGAGLIMDGKIYRGATGFAGEFGHMTIDPEGIECGCGNVGCLETIASAPNIVRRMRARLQRDRTSSLSLLAIPRDREMTAEDIGVAAQNGDEMAQLIMERTGMFLGIAIAAVVNLLNVEMVVLGGGVMAAGNLILKPTTSETRRRAFPPSFNNCEIVLAELGAAAGVIGAALIGRDYAK
- a CDS encoding DedA family protein translates to MEDIIKQYGLWAVFFGTMIEGDLTLLFAGVLAKTGLFSFRDAFLVGTAGGVVGDSITYWIGSRFRGKARSLRFFVRAKPRIEMLMRHFGVASVFIVKYVYGLRTASAMFWGLAHFGRVRFLVLTLLSCGAWVGILAGIGFTFATGIEKLTGDLKRIQIILLVVVGIILLFYAIGKFEHKIEEKVIEEELEEEKLKSGEAS